A single region of the Elizabethkingia sp. JS20170427COW genome encodes:
- a CDS encoding copper homeostasis protein CutC: protein MTKLEVACFNEESALLAIQEGVDRIELCEDYSLGGVTPNIETLKKLKEKSTTPVYVMVRPRGGDFHYTEEEFQIMVEDLTRLKEAGADGFVFGLLTEDHQIEIEKTQKLVTLAGGLPCTFHRAFDRVEDKQQALEQIISCGCTTVLTSGGEHPAMQGLEVLKALKTQAKDRITILVGGGVRSNNVGELKLNFDFVHSACIRPNTEEIDIDELKAIQKILLE from the coding sequence ATGACCAAATTAGAAGTTGCATGTTTTAATGAAGAATCTGCCCTATTGGCAATTCAGGAAGGAGTAGATAGAATTGAACTTTGTGAAGATTATTCCCTAGGAGGGGTAACTCCTAATATTGAAACTTTAAAAAAGTTAAAAGAAAAATCTACCACACCCGTGTATGTAATGGTTAGACCCAGAGGAGGAGACTTCCATTATACGGAAGAAGAATTCCAAATCATGGTGGAAGACCTTACTCGTCTTAAAGAAGCGGGAGCAGATGGTTTTGTCTTTGGATTATTAACAGAAGATCACCAGATTGAAATAGAAAAAACTCAAAAACTGGTAACATTAGCAGGAGGACTACCTTGTACTTTTCATCGTGCTTTTGATAGAGTAGAAGATAAGCAGCAAGCATTGGAGCAAATTATCTCTTGTGGATGCACAACGGTGCTTACTTCTGGTGGAGAGCATCCTGCAATGCAAGGTTTGGAAGTATTGAAGGCGCTAAAAACTCAAGCTAAAGATAGAATTACCATTCTTGTAGGAGGAGGAGTAAGATCCAATAATGTAGGAGAATTAAAGCTGAATTTCGATTTCGTACATTCTGCTTGTATCCGCCCGAATACTGAAGAAATAGATATAGACGAGCTGAAAGCCATCCAAAAAATATTATTAGAATAA
- a CDS encoding isoaspartyl peptidase/L-asparaginase family protein has protein sequence MNNNRRSFLKKLGVATAAIAINPLEAKNIFDIPAPKKVNKPIVISTWDFGLKANEAAWEVLKNKGKALDAVEAGVKIPEGDPTERSVGYGGRPDRDGKVTLDACIMDENANIGSVAGLEYIKHPISVARAVMEKTPHVMLVGDGALEFALSQGFQKENLLTPESEKEWKEWLKESKYKPIVNIENHDTIGMLALDEYGNLSGACTTSGMAYKLHGRVGDSPIIGAGLYVDNEVGGATSTGHGEEVIRTVGSHLVVELMRQGRTPQQACEEAVRRIVKFIHNRKKDVKDIQVGFLALSKKGEVGAYCIQSGFSYAVYDKTGNHLHKSNFEVKL, from the coding sequence ATGAATAACAACAGAAGAAGTTTTCTTAAAAAACTAGGGGTGGCTACAGCAGCCATTGCAATTAATCCTCTAGAAGCAAAAAACATATTTGATATCCCAGCACCTAAAAAAGTCAATAAGCCTATTGTTATTTCCACCTGGGATTTTGGTTTAAAAGCCAATGAAGCAGCATGGGAAGTGCTAAAAAATAAAGGAAAAGCTCTAGATGCCGTAGAAGCCGGAGTAAAAATTCCTGAAGGAGATCCTACCGAAAGAAGCGTAGGATATGGAGGCAGACCCGATAGAGATGGTAAAGTAACCCTAGACGCCTGTATTATGGATGAAAATGCTAACATAGGTTCGGTTGCAGGTTTAGAATATATTAAACATCCTATTTCTGTAGCCCGTGCGGTGATGGAGAAAACTCCCCATGTGATGTTAGTAGGAGATGGAGCTTTGGAATTTGCACTTTCCCAAGGTTTCCAAAAAGAAAACTTATTGACTCCAGAATCTGAAAAAGAATGGAAAGAATGGCTAAAAGAAAGTAAATATAAACCTATTGTAAATATCGAAAACCACGATACCATAGGGATGCTAGCTTTAGATGAATATGGAAATCTTTCAGGAGCTTGTACCACTAGTGGGATGGCGTATAAGCTCCATGGTAGGGTAGGAGATTCTCCTATTATTGGAGCAGGCTTATACGTGGATAATGAGGTAGGAGGAGCAACTTCTACAGGCCATGGTGAGGAAGTTATCAGAACTGTAGGTAGCCACCTGGTGGTAGAATTAATGAGACAAGGACGAACTCCTCAGCAAGCTTGTGAAGAAGCGGTAAGAAGAATTGTGAAATTTATCCATAATCGCAAAAAAGATGTAAAAGATATTCAAGTAGGATTCTTAGCTTTGAGTAAAAAAGGGGAAGTAGGAGCTTATTGCATCCAAAGTGGTTTCTCCTATGCGGTGTATGATAAGACGGGAAATCACCTTCATAAATCTAATTTTGAAGTAAAATTATAA
- a CDS encoding C40 family peptidase has protein sequence MNRKIIFLLLISLWVSSCSSSKVTSHKPTSSVSPKRQLLSKFDGKTSKKADKLLSTAEKYMGTPYKYGGTTKAGMDCSGFIITVYDSQEINLPRRSEDQSKSGDFVKIEEVMPGDLLFFTTSGNQRINHVGIVHDISNQGEVYFIHASTSRGVIISSLNENYWNKAFKTARRVL, from the coding sequence ATGAATAGAAAGATCATTTTCCTGCTTTTAATATCACTATGGGTAAGCTCCTGTTCATCGAGTAAAGTTACCAGTCATAAACCTACAAGCTCCGTTAGCCCAAAACGACAATTGCTATCTAAATTTGATGGAAAAACCTCTAAAAAGGCAGATAAATTATTGTCCACAGCTGAGAAGTATATGGGGACGCCTTATAAATACGGAGGGACAACTAAGGCAGGGATGGACTGTTCAGGATTTATCATTACGGTATATGATAGTCAGGAAATTAATCTTCCACGTCGCTCTGAAGACCAGTCCAAGTCTGGAGATTTTGTAAAGATAGAAGAGGTAATGCCTGGAGATCTTTTGTTTTTTACCACTTCTGGTAATCAGCGTATTAACCATGTCGGTATTGTTCATGATATTTCTAATCAGGGGGAAGTCTATTTTATTCATGCTTCTACCAGTAGAGGAGTTATTATTTCTTCTTTGAATGAAAATTATTGGAATAAAGCATTTAAAACTGCTAGAAGAGTCCTTTAA
- a CDS encoding TrkA family potassium uptake protein, which translates to MRCLVVGLGNFGTALAKELTDAGNEVIAVDPHDRNVDAIKDLVSTVYIMDATDESAISALPLSEIDIIFVTISEDLAASLRTVVTLQKNGGKNIYARANDDIHKQILEGIGNLKIIMPEVEMAKIYAKKLEEF; encoded by the coding sequence ATGAGATGTTTAGTTGTAGGATTAGGAAACTTTGGTACTGCCTTAGCCAAAGAGCTTACAGACGCCGGAAATGAAGTAATTGCCGTGGATCCACACGACCGCAATGTTGATGCCATCAAGGATTTGGTAAGTACGGTCTATATCATGGACGCCACTGACGAATCGGCGATTAGCGCTCTCCCTCTTAGCGAAATCGATATTATTTTTGTTACCATTAGCGAGGATTTAGCAGCTTCTTTGCGTACAGTGGTAACCTTACAGAAAAATGGAGGTAAAAATATCTACGCTCGTGCAAACGATGATATCCATAAACAAATCCTAGAAGGAATAGGCAACCTAAAAATTATTATGCCCGAAGTGGAAATGGCTAAAATTTACGCTAAAAAGTTGGAGGAGTTTTAA
- a CDS encoding acyltransferase, translating to MKNSITREYLPWVDVLRIVACFMVVLCHACDAFVGTFDGSYIFVTGVFWGSTVRACVPLFAMMSGILLFPVTTDLSTFYKKRIGRIVIPLVFWSIALPIAFYLYLNFGKESNSALIDMENYSLQAILSKIGTSIFNFNYDTTPLWYIYMLVGLYLIIPIFGVWLNSATKKDIQIFLSFWGVSLFIPYIKILAPLAGYSGNWGSMGIWGVCNWNEFGTFYYFSGFLGYIILAYYLVKYPLQWTWAKTWTVAGSCFAIGFAITFFSFLTIQKYFPADVANLEQVWYFCNINVALMTFAIFIIFQKIKIQPSAFIKKVSGATFGIFLVHFVLVQMATDVFLDLSFLPTTAKIWSIAILSFLVSYCITRAMEYSRFTSRFVK from the coding sequence ATGAAAAATTCAATAACGCGGGAATATCTCCCGTGGGTGGATGTATTGCGCATTGTTGCGTGTTTTATGGTGGTGTTGTGCCATGCCTGTGATGCCTTTGTGGGGACTTTTGATGGGAGCTACATCTTTGTAACCGGTGTATTTTGGGGGAGTACTGTAAGAGCTTGTGTTCCCTTATTTGCAATGATGTCGGGGATTCTCTTATTCCCTGTAACTACCGATTTATCTACATTTTATAAAAAGAGAATAGGGCGTATTGTCATTCCTTTGGTTTTCTGGTCAATAGCTTTACCTATTGCGTTTTATCTATATCTTAATTTTGGAAAAGAAAGCAATAGCGCTTTAATCGATATGGAAAATTATAGCCTCCAAGCGATATTAAGCAAAATAGGAACCTCAATATTTAATTTTAATTACGATACCACACCTCTTTGGTATATTTATATGTTGGTAGGTTTGTATCTTATTATCCCAATATTTGGAGTTTGGCTTAACTCAGCAACTAAAAAGGATATACAAATATTTTTATCCTTTTGGGGTGTTTCTTTGTTTATCCCTTATATCAAGATATTAGCACCTTTGGCCGGGTACTCTGGCAATTGGGGCAGTATGGGGATTTGGGGAGTCTGTAATTGGAATGAGTTTGGTACCTTCTATTATTTCTCAGGTTTCTTAGGATATATTATTTTGGCTTACTACTTAGTGAAATATCCTTTGCAATGGACATGGGCGAAGACATGGACAGTAGCGGGAAGTTGCTTTGCAATAGGTTTTGCCATTACTTTCTTCTCATTCCTTACGATTCAGAAATATTTCCCAGCAGATGTGGCCAATCTAGAGCAAGTGTGGTATTTCTGTAATATTAATGTAGCCTTGATGACTTTTGCTATCTTTATTATTTTTCAGAAAATTAAAATTCAGCCTTCAGCTTTTATCAAGAAGGTCTCAGGAGCTACTTTTGGTATTTTCTTAGTACATTTTGTATTGGTTCAGATGGCTACAGATGTGTTTTTAGATCTTTCATTTTTACCTACCACCGCTAAGATATGGAGCATTGCAATCCTCAGTTTTTTAGTGAGTTATTGTATAACAAGAGCTATGGAATATTCTCGTTTTACCAGTAGGTTTGTAAAATAA
- a CDS encoding RsmB/NOP family class I SAM-dependent RNA methyltransferase: MELIHRNLLIGIHDALQETFFEKNKYADKVIERLLKSHKKWGSQDRAVVSEIFYNIIRWKKRIEYYIGEGAKPGNIYKMILAYLLWSDTHYKKFEEFDGIKIADIITKLKKGYLPTKAIEHSIPEWLAETLEKEIGPNWEREMDALNEQAPTILRVNTLKATKQDLIYELEENDIKSYPINGYPDAVVLEEKRNVFITEAFKKGMFEVQDASSQLIGKFLGVKEGMRVVDACAGAGGKTLHLSALMKNKGQIIALDIHAWKLAELKRRAKRAGAHNIEVRPIEDSKVIKRLHNSADRLLIDAPCSGLGVLKRNPDSKWKIDAEFIDRIRKEQESILQDYSKIIKKDGLMVYATCSILPSENTLQTQKFLANNPNYELVEEQKIMPSEGFDGFYMALIRRKA, from the coding sequence ATGGAACTTATACACAGAAATCTACTCATTGGCATTCACGATGCCTTACAAGAAACTTTTTTCGAAAAAAATAAATATGCCGATAAGGTTATCGAAAGACTTCTAAAATCGCATAAAAAATGGGGAAGCCAAGATAGAGCGGTGGTTTCTGAAATTTTCTATAATATTATCCGTTGGAAAAAAAGAATAGAATATTACATCGGAGAAGGTGCTAAACCAGGGAATATTTATAAGATGATTCTGGCATATTTGCTATGGTCGGATACTCATTATAAGAAATTTGAAGAGTTCGATGGTATCAAAATCGCCGATATTATTACCAAGCTTAAAAAAGGATATCTTCCTACAAAAGCAATTGAGCATTCTATTCCTGAATGGTTGGCGGAAACTCTTGAAAAAGAAATTGGCCCTAACTGGGAAAGGGAAATGGATGCGCTTAATGAGCAAGCTCCAACGATACTAAGAGTGAACACTTTAAAGGCTACCAAGCAAGATTTGATTTATGAGTTGGAAGAAAATGATATCAAATCGTATCCAATTAATGGATATCCAGATGCGGTAGTTTTAGAAGAAAAGAGAAATGTTTTTATTACCGAAGCTTTTAAGAAAGGTATGTTTGAAGTGCAAGATGCTTCCTCTCAGCTCATTGGGAAATTCCTAGGAGTAAAAGAAGGGATGAGAGTAGTAGATGCCTGTGCTGGAGCTGGTGGTAAAACCTTACACTTATCGGCTCTTATGAAGAATAAGGGACAGATTATAGCCTTAGATATCCATGCTTGGAAGTTGGCAGAATTGAAGAGAAGAGCCAAAAGAGCAGGCGCTCACAATATAGAAGTAAGACCAATTGAAGATAGTAAGGTAATCAAAAGATTGCATAATTCTGCAGATCGCCTGCTGATTGATGCTCCTTGTTCTGGATTGGGAGTTCTGAAAAGAAACCCTGATAGCAAATGGAAAATAGATGCCGAATTTATTGATAGAATTAGAAAAGAACAAGAAAGTATTCTTCAAGACTATTCTAAGATTATTAAAAAAGATGGGTTAATGGTTTATGCAACATGCTCGATACTTCCTTCTGAAAATACTTTGCAAACGCAGAAGTTTTTAGCCAATAATCCAAATTACGAGTTGGTAGAGGAACAAAAAATAATGCCAAGCGAAGGTTTTGATGGTTTTTATATGGCACTTATTAGAAGAAAAGCTTAA
- a CDS encoding TrkH family potassium uptake protein: protein MNLWLKNKRGILQKIFTTILLLSISVPFIYPSATWINNILGHKLYFTFIMLIIALGTLSKKVMLLFNQKTNPAMLMAASFSLIIIPGALLLLSPRCNTGLLSITDSLFVATSAVCVTGLTPVDVSSVFTREGQIIIILLIQIGGLGVMTLTSFFAVFFMGNVKVSHQLTVKEMISSGTLNSLFSMLLYILGFTLAIEAIGAVTILYSIHGTLGMDLKDEIFFSIFHSISAFCNAGFSTLQGNLGNPLVMSNHNLLLITVSFLIIFGGIGFPILVNLVHLLRYYLQRFFLIKILRKKSVKKVTHIINVNTKIVLLTTIALLVGGTFMMLIFEWNQSFKNLALDDKLTHAFFNSASTRTAGFSSVNLSLFSTPTLLVYLFLMWIGGAAQSTAGGIKVNTFATALLSLKAILFAENRVEIFKREISKDSITRAYGTIFISMMVISVSLFILCLVEPNISLFKLTFEIFSAISTVGSSLDTTAQLSVPGKIIIMVLMFTGRIGIFTLLVSFIKQKPQKNYRFPEEQIIIN, encoded by the coding sequence ATGAACTTATGGCTGAAAAACAAAAGAGGGATTCTCCAAAAAATATTTACAACCATCCTATTATTAAGCATTTCTGTTCCTTTTATTTATCCTTCAGCAACGTGGATTAATAACATCTTAGGGCATAAACTGTATTTCACTTTCATTATGCTCATTATTGCATTGGGTACTTTATCCAAAAAGGTTATGCTGTTATTTAACCAAAAGACCAATCCCGCAATGCTTATGGCCGCAAGTTTTTCCTTGATAATTATCCCTGGAGCTCTTCTTTTGCTCTCTCCGAGGTGTAATACGGGATTACTTTCCATTACAGATTCTTTATTTGTAGCGACAAGTGCGGTTTGTGTAACAGGACTTACCCCTGTAGATGTATCATCCGTATTTACGAGAGAGGGACAAATTATCATTATACTGCTCATCCAAATCGGTGGGCTAGGCGTGATGACTTTAACTAGTTTTTTTGCCGTTTTCTTTATGGGGAACGTTAAGGTATCTCATCAACTAACCGTAAAAGAGATGATTTCTTCGGGAACATTAAACTCTTTATTCTCCATGCTGCTATATATTTTAGGATTTACGCTCGCAATTGAAGCCATAGGAGCCGTTACTATTCTTTACTCTATCCATGGGACATTAGGGATGGATTTAAAGGATGAGATTTTCTTTTCTATATTCCATTCCATATCTGCATTTTGCAACGCAGGATTTTCCACATTACAAGGGAATTTAGGAAACCCTTTAGTCATGAGCAATCATAATCTCTTGTTAATTACCGTTTCCTTCCTGATTATTTTCGGGGGAATAGGATTTCCCATTTTAGTGAACTTAGTACATTTATTACGCTATTATCTTCAACGGTTTTTCCTTATTAAAATCCTTCGAAAAAAGTCGGTAAAAAAAGTTACGCATATTATCAATGTCAACACCAAAATAGTACTTCTCACCACTATTGCTCTACTTGTTGGAGGAACTTTTATGATGCTGATTTTCGAGTGGAACCAATCTTTTAAAAATCTAGCTTTAGATGACAAACTTACCCATGCTTTTTTCAACTCAGCATCTACGCGTACCGCTGGTTTTAGCAGTGTAAATCTAAGCTTATTTAGCACTCCTACTTTACTGGTTTACCTATTTCTGATGTGGATAGGGGGTGCCGCACAATCTACCGCAGGGGGGATAAAAGTCAACACCTTTGCTACCGCATTATTATCTTTAAAGGCTATTTTGTTTGCTGAAAACCGTGTAGAAATCTTCAAGAGAGAAATATCAAAAGATTCCATTACCAGAGCATATGGAACTATTTTTATCTCGATGATGGTGATCTCGGTCTCTTTATTCATTCTTTGCTTGGTAGAACCCAACATTTCATTATTCAAATTAACTTTTGAGATATTTTCTGCTATTTCTACTGTGGGATCTAGCTTGGATACTACTGCACAACTAAGTGTACCTGGAAAAATCATCATTATGGTTTTGATGTTTACAGGAAGAATTGGTATTTTCACCCTTCTGGTAAGCTTTATCAAGCAAAAACCTCAAAAAAATTATCGCTTCCCTGAAGAGCAAATTATTATTAATTAA
- a CDS encoding 2,3,4,5-tetrahydropyridine-2,6-dicarboxylate N-succinyltransferase: MSLQQTIENIWENRDLLQDPANQEIIRSVIQKLDLGELRVAEPTENGWQVNEWVKKAVVMYFPIQQMETIEVGPFEFHDKIPLKKNYAEKGVRVVPHAISRQGSFVASGVIMMPSYVNIGAYVDSGTMVDTWATVGSCAQIGKNVHLSGGVGIGGVLEPLQAAPVIIEDDCFVGSRCIVVEGVHVEKEAVLGANVVLTASTKIIDVTGDEPVELKGRVPARSVVIPGSYTKKFPAGEYQVPCALIIGKRKESTDKKTSLNDALRENNVAV; encoded by the coding sequence ATGAGTTTACAACAAACCATCGAAAACATTTGGGAAAATAGAGATTTGCTTCAGGATCCTGCCAATCAGGAAATCATCAGAAGCGTAATCCAAAAGCTTGACTTGGGCGAACTCCGCGTTGCTGAACCTACCGAAAACGGTTGGCAAGTAAACGAGTGGGTAAAAAAAGCCGTGGTGATGTATTTCCCTATTCAACAAATGGAAACCATTGAAGTTGGTCCTTTCGAATTTCACGATAAAATCCCATTGAAGAAAAACTACGCTGAAAAAGGAGTAAGAGTAGTACCTCATGCTATCTCAAGACAAGGGAGTTTTGTGGCATCAGGAGTAATTATGATGCCTTCATACGTTAACATCGGGGCTTATGTGGACAGCGGAACTATGGTGGACACTTGGGCTACTGTAGGATCTTGCGCACAAATCGGTAAAAATGTTCACCTGAGTGGAGGCGTTGGTATCGGTGGGGTTTTAGAACCTCTTCAGGCGGCTCCTGTAATCATCGAAGACGATTGTTTCGTAGGATCTAGATGTATCGTAGTAGAAGGTGTTCACGTAGAAAAAGAAGCCGTATTAGGTGCGAATGTAGTGTTGACTGCTTCTACCAAAATCATTGATGTTACAGGTGATGAACCAGTAGAATTGAAGGGGAGGGTACCCGCTCGTTCTGTGGTAATCCCAGGAAGTTATACTAAGAAATTCCCTGCAGGAGAATACCAAGTTCCTTGCGCTTTGATTATCGGAAAAAGAAAAGAATCTACCGATAAAAAAACCTCTCTTAACGATGCTTTAAGAGAAAACAATGTAGCAGTATAA
- a CDS encoding glycosyltransferase family 87 protein: MKEKIIYFFTQYKIIASIYLIVAVLTALSKWSRGMGAYNNYLIFKGVYANTLLQRNLYVEYPEWYFDKNHYGILFSAIIAPFTFMPDWLGMMLWNLANVAVFLLAIHQLPFSQKYKALFAWLCLQELITALVSFQFNVALTGLIILSACYIYRQQEVKSAFSILIGLFVKIYGIVGLSAFFFVKNKMKFILALVLGFGVFLVLPMLYSSPQFGLQAYADWYTELVIKNSDNQVLGNMQDMSLMGFFRRIIGDASISNWVFLFPGLVVFALPYLRVKQYHNRAFQLLILSSTLLFTVLFSSGSESPTYIIAVAGVMIWYLIQKDKNKWVNALMIFVLLLTCFGMSDLYPSFIKKNYIIKYSLKALPCILVWLRVSYELLFANMEKNYQIQD, from the coding sequence GTGAAAGAGAAAATTATTTATTTTTTTACCCAGTATAAAATTATAGCGTCTATTTATTTGATTGTCGCGGTGTTAACAGCACTGTCCAAATGGTCAAGAGGGATGGGAGCATATAATAATTACCTTATTTTTAAGGGAGTTTATGCCAATACCCTTTTGCAAAGAAACTTATATGTGGAATACCCAGAATGGTATTTTGACAAAAACCACTACGGAATTTTATTTTCTGCGATTATAGCTCCTTTTACCTTTATGCCCGATTGGTTAGGGATGATGCTTTGGAATTTGGCCAATGTTGCAGTGTTCCTATTGGCAATACACCAATTGCCTTTTTCTCAAAAATATAAAGCACTATTTGCATGGCTTTGTCTTCAAGAATTAATTACGGCATTGGTGAGCTTTCAGTTTAATGTAGCTTTAACAGGGCTTATTATTCTTTCGGCGTGTTATATCTATCGCCAACAGGAAGTAAAATCTGCATTTAGTATTTTAATAGGTTTGTTTGTTAAGATTTATGGAATCGTAGGATTGAGTGCTTTTTTCTTTGTAAAGAACAAAATGAAGTTTATCCTAGCTCTTGTGCTGGGCTTTGGAGTGTTTTTGGTGCTACCAATGTTATATTCTTCCCCACAATTTGGCTTACAAGCTTATGCAGATTGGTATACAGAATTGGTGATTAAAAACAGCGATAATCAAGTGCTAGGAAATATGCAAGATATGTCTCTAATGGGCTTTTTTAGAAGAATCATTGGTGATGCTAGCATTTCCAATTGGGTGTTTTTATTCCCGGGATTGGTTGTCTTTGCTTTACCTTATTTAAGAGTTAAACAATATCATAACCGAGCCTTCCAATTATTGATTTTATCTTCCACCTTATTGTTTACCGTCCTTTTTAGCTCGGGTTCCGAGTCGCCAACTTATATTATTGCAGTAGCTGGGGTAATGATTTGGTATTTGATTCAGAAAGACAAAAACAAATGGGTAAATGCATTGATGATTTTTGTCCTCTTGTTAACTTGTTTTGGTATGTCGGATCTTTATCCTTCTTTTATCAAGAAAAATTATATCATTAAATATTCATTAAAGGCATTGCCATGTATTTTGGTATGGCTAAGGGTTAGCTATGAACTCTTATTTGCGAATATGGAGAAAAATTACCAAATTCAAGACTGA
- a CDS encoding glycoside hydrolase family 20 protein has translation MLKLKPFLLSSALMMSAAALAQNNIIPQPQKLQLHEGTFDLGKTIDIQIDKKVPELEYLAKQLASMTQTEIKNVKKKGDIFTSSIPQKAGAHEGYYQLTINDKGINIASPTNQGILYGIQTLLQIIEDHKDLKLPYLFIEDEPKFEYRGMHLDVGRHFFNVQEIKNYLDYLAAYKYNKFHWHLTEDQGWRIEIKKYPKLQSVAAWRNGTLVGPYSDRKFDDKKYGGYYTQEEVKEVVAYAKKLHIDVIPEIEMPGHAQAAIAAYPNLGCTDKPVEVWKDWGVSENIYCPKEETFKFLEDVLDEVIPLFPYEYIHIGGDEAPKTQWKESKVAQDLIKKLGLKDEHELQSYFITRMEKYINSKGKQIIGWDEILEGGLAPNATVMSWTGIEGGIHAAKTGHKAIMTPTSTNYFDYYQGNPETEPLAIGGDLRLNKVYSYNPIPEALNEEQAKYIWGTQGNLWTEYIPTFSKVQYMIFPRMMALSEVAWGTSKPSEYKNFENRVIKHFDILDRKGINYSRAIFEVEGKVLNNNGKLSYELNSANDPKNIKYTTDGSEPTVNSTSYSQPIPIDKTTVVKAAYFENGKKISGVTTQEFLMTKSTGKEISLQFPPSEAYSKGGANTLVDGIRGNVNNHGKAWLGFSGKDVVATIDFGAKTKFSNVKFTNVERQGSWIYLPKAAVISVSNDGKTFKEIKKISAQEIAQVKGNVDINLPTQDARYVKVEIQNLGKIPEGFPGAGGKAWLFVDEITVN, from the coding sequence ATGTTAAAACTAAAACCATTTTTATTAAGCTCAGCATTAATGATGAGCGCTGCAGCTTTGGCTCAGAATAATATCATTCCACAACCTCAAAAGCTACAGCTTCACGAAGGTACTTTTGATTTAGGAAAGACGATAGACATCCAAATTGATAAAAAGGTTCCAGAGTTGGAATATTTGGCGAAACAGCTAGCGTCTATGACCCAAACCGAGATTAAGAATGTTAAGAAAAAAGGAGATATCTTCACCTCTAGCATTCCTCAAAAAGCAGGAGCTCATGAAGGTTACTATCAATTAACCATCAATGATAAAGGGATAAATATTGCTTCGCCAACCAACCAAGGGATTCTTTATGGGATCCAAACATTACTTCAGATTATCGAAGATCATAAGGATCTGAAACTTCCTTATTTATTTATTGAAGACGAACCTAAGTTTGAATATAGAGGAATGCACCTTGATGTGGGGAGACACTTCTTTAATGTTCAGGAAATCAAAAACTATTTAGACTACCTAGCTGCTTATAAATACAATAAATTCCACTGGCATCTTACCGAAGACCAAGGTTGGAGGATAGAGATTAAAAAATATCCAAAATTACAATCTGTAGCTGCATGGAGAAATGGTACTTTGGTAGGACCTTATTCGGATCGTAAATTCGATGATAAAAAATACGGAGGGTACTATACTCAGGAGGAAGTGAAGGAAGTGGTAGCTTATGCTAAAAAACTTCATATCGACGTTATTCCAGAAATCGAAATGCCAGGGCACGCACAAGCGGCAATTGCGGCTTACCCTAACTTAGGTTGCACCGATAAGCCTGTAGAGGTATGGAAGGATTGGGGTGTTTCAGAAAATATCTATTGTCCTAAGGAAGAAACTTTTAAATTTTTAGAAGATGTATTGGATGAGGTAATTCCTCTTTTCCCGTATGAATATATCCATATTGGTGGTGATGAAGCTCCTAAAACCCAATGGAAAGAAAGCAAAGTAGCTCAAGATTTAATTAAAAAATTAGGCTTGAAGGATGAGCACGAGTTACAGAGTTATTTCATTACCAGAATGGAAAAATACATCAACTCTAAAGGAAAACAAATTATTGGTTGGGATGAGATCCTAGAAGGAGGACTAGCTCCTAATGCAACGGTAATGAGCTGGACGGGGATTGAAGGAGGAATACACGCAGCAAAAACAGGACATAAAGCGATTATGACTCCTACTTCTACCAATTATTTCGATTATTATCAAGGAAATCCTGAGACCGAACCGCTTGCCATTGGGGGAGATTTAAGGTTGAACAAAGTATACTCTTACAACCCTATTCCTGAAGCTTTAAACGAGGAACAAGCAAAATACATTTGGGGAACACAAGGAAACCTATGGACGGAATACATCCCTACTTTTAGTAAAGTACAATACATGATTTTCCCAAGAATGATGGCGCTTTCTGAAGTTGCGTGGGGAACTTCTAAGCCTAGCGAATATAAAAATTTCGAGAATAGAGTCATCAAACATTTTGATATTTTAGACAGAAAAGGCATCAATTACAGCCGTGCTATTTTTGAAGTAGAAGGTAAAGTATTGAATAATAATGGTAAGCTTTCCTATGAGCTGAACTCAGCAAACGATCCTAAAAATATCAAGTACACTACTGATGGGAGCGAGCCTACAGTAAACTCTACATCTTACTCACAGCCTATTCCTATTGATAAGACAACTGTAGTAAAAGCTGCTTATTTTGAGAATGGTAAAAAAATTAGCGGAGTAACCACTCAAGAGTTTTTAATGACCAAATCTACAGGTAAGGAAATTTCTTTACAATTTCCTCCATCGGAAGCCTATTCTAAAGGAGGTGCTAACACTTTGGTAGATGGTATCAGAGGAAATGTAAACAACCATGGGAAAGCTTGGTTAGGATTTTCAGGAAAAGATGTGGTAGCCACTATAGATTTTGGAGCAAAAACTAAATTTTCGAATGTTAAATTCACCAATGTTGAGAGACAAGGAAGTTGGATTTATTTACCGAAAGCAGCGGTAATTTCAGTTTCTAATGATGGGAAAACATTTAAGGAAATTAAAAAAATATCAGCCCAAGAAATCGCCCAAGTAAAAGGGAATGTAGATATTAACCTTCCTACTCAAGATGCTCGTTATGTGAAAGTGGAAATCCAAAACTTAGGAAAAATCCCAGAAGGTTTCCCTGGAGCTGGCGGAAAAGCTTGGCTTTTTGTAGATGAAATCACGGTAAATTAA